The Hymenobacter oligotrophus genome has a window encoding:
- a CDS encoding LysR substrate-binding domain-containing protein: MTLQQLEYLVALDTHRQFVLAAEKCFVSQPTLSMQVQKLEDELGVLLFHRTKGGIEPTAIGAKVVQHAREVLRSVKQLKETVQLEKGELVGELRLGIIPTLAQYIVPLFLLELVERHPQLRVQVEELQTEQIVQRLKDNRLDVGLLVTPLEDRALHEIPLLEEPFLAYVSEGHPLYKQATVQPADLEAHELWLLQQGHCFRHQVLNICTPAAAAHNRPFTYESGSIETLKQLVRLNRGYTLVPELSVLDELGDNPMIKRFEAPEPVREVSLVVHHSFVRLPLLTTLRDIILNRVPERLRAQGAGNKIKWK; the protein is encoded by the coding sequence ATGACCCTGCAACAGCTTGAGTACTTGGTAGCCCTCGACACGCATCGGCAGTTTGTGCTGGCGGCCGAGAAGTGTTTCGTGTCGCAGCCCACACTCAGCATGCAAGTGCAAAAGCTGGAAGACGAGCTGGGAGTACTGCTTTTTCACCGCACCAAAGGCGGCATTGAGCCCACTGCTATCGGCGCCAAGGTAGTGCAGCACGCCCGCGAGGTGCTGCGCTCCGTGAAGCAACTGAAAGAGACCGTGCAACTCGAAAAAGGAGAACTGGTAGGTGAGCTGCGGTTGGGCATCATTCCTACGCTGGCGCAGTACATCGTGCCGCTGTTTTTGCTGGAGCTAGTGGAGCGCCACCCGCAGCTGCGCGTGCAGGTAGAGGAGCTGCAAACCGAACAAATCGTGCAGCGCCTCAAAGACAACCGCCTCGATGTAGGCCTGTTGGTAACGCCGCTGGAAGACCGCGCCCTGCACGAGATTCCGCTGCTCGAAGAACCGTTTTTGGCGTACGTGTCGGAGGGGCACCCGTTGTACAAACAAGCCACCGTGCAGCCCGCCGACCTGGAAGCGCATGAACTGTGGCTGTTGCAGCAGGGGCATTGCTTCCGGCATCAGGTACTGAATATCTGTACGCCCGCCGCGGCCGCTCATAACCGCCCGTTTACTTATGAAAGCGGCTCTATCGAAACCCTAAAGCAACTGGTGCGCCTCAACCGCGGCTACACCTTGGTGCCCGAGTTATCGGTGCTCGATGAGCTCGGCGACAATCCCATGATCAAGCGCTTTGAGGCACCCGAACCCGTGCGCGAAGTAAGCCTGGTAGTGCACCACAGCTTTGTGCGGTTGCCGCTGCTCACCACCCTGCGCGACATTATCCTGAACCGCGTGCCCGAACGGTTGCGCGCCCAAGGCGCCGGAAACAAGATCAAGTGGAAGTAA
- the queA gene encoding tRNA preQ1(34) S-adenosylmethionine ribosyltransferase-isomerase QueA, which yields MKLSEFKFELPDNLVAQHPAKNRDESRLMVVHRDSGRIEHRTFKDIIEYFDDGDVMVVNDTKVFPARLYGNKEKTGAKIEVFLLRELNKELHLWDVLVDPARKIRVGNKLYFDDDGIMVAEVIDNTTSRGRTIKFLFDGPEEEFYKALHDLGETPLPKEFIPRDPEASDKERYQTIYAKHTGAVAAPSAGLHFTREVIKRLEIRGVEMVPVTLHVGLGTFRPVDVEDLTKHKMDSENFIVPTDSATMVNRALDQKKRVCAVGTTTMRAMESSVSANARLKPTEGWTDKFIFPPFDFKIANTLLTNFHMPESTLMMMAAAFAGYDLLIEAYQTAIKEKYKFFTYGDAMLIL from the coding sequence ATGAAGCTCTCCGAGTTCAAGTTTGAATTGCCCGATAACCTGGTCGCTCAGCACCCTGCCAAAAACCGCGACGAATCGCGGCTGATGGTGGTGCACCGCGATAGTGGCCGCATCGAGCACCGTACTTTCAAAGACATCATCGAGTACTTCGACGATGGCGACGTGATGGTGGTAAACGACACGAAAGTGTTTCCGGCCCGCCTCTACGGCAACAAAGAAAAAACCGGCGCTAAGATTGAGGTGTTCCTGCTGCGCGAGCTCAACAAAGAGCTGCACCTGTGGGATGTGCTCGTGGACCCGGCCCGCAAAATCCGGGTGGGCAACAAGCTGTACTTCGACGACGACGGCATCATGGTGGCCGAAGTTATCGACAACACCACCTCGCGCGGCCGCACGATCAAGTTTCTGTTCGACGGCCCGGAGGAGGAGTTCTACAAGGCCCTGCACGACCTAGGCGAAACCCCGCTGCCCAAGGAGTTCATCCCGCGCGACCCCGAGGCTTCCGACAAAGAGCGTTACCAGACCATTTACGCCAAGCACACCGGCGCCGTAGCAGCGCCCTCGGCTGGCTTGCACTTCACGCGTGAGGTCATCAAGCGTCTCGAAATCAGAGGCGTAGAAATGGTGCCGGTAACCCTGCACGTAGGCTTGGGCACGTTCCGCCCGGTTGATGTGGAGGACCTGACCAAGCACAAGATGGACTCGGAAAACTTCATCGTGCCCACCGATTCGGCCACGATGGTAAACCGCGCCCTCGACCAGAAAAAGCGCGTGTGCGCGGTGGGCACCACCACCATGCGCGCCATGGAGTCTTCGGTATCAGCCAACGCCCGCCTGAAGCCGACCGAAGGCTGGACGGACAAGTTCATCTTCCCGCCCTTCGACTTTAAAATCGCCAACACGCTGCTCACGAACTTCCACATGCCCGAGAGCACGCTGATGATGATGGCCGCCGCCTTTGCCGGTTACGACCTGCTCATTGAGGCGTACCAAACGGCCATTAAGGAGAAGTACAAGTTCTTCACCTACGGCGACGCCATGCTGATTTTGTAG
- a CDS encoding enoyl-CoA hydratase-related protein, producing MPDYTCLLYEVRPDGVATITLNRPDVFNAFNDAQSYELQDALKQVARDAQVRAVVLTGAGRAFCSGQDLKASQQVAAEGGQRSFYDSLHKRYNPIIRAMRALPKPIICRLNGVAAGAGCSLALACDAIVASAEASLIEVFINIGLVPDSGSSYFLPRIVGSLKAFELCTLGSKVPADEALRLGLVNQVVAPEQLDEATYDLAARYAAAPTKAIGLIKQMLNKSGAASLDEMLDYEAYCQQIAGESADYQEGVQAFSEKRKPVFRGQ from the coding sequence ATGCCCGATTACACCTGCCTGCTCTACGAGGTACGTCCCGATGGCGTGGCTACCATTACCCTTAACCGCCCCGACGTTTTCAACGCCTTCAACGACGCGCAGAGCTACGAACTGCAAGACGCCCTGAAGCAGGTAGCCCGCGATGCGCAGGTGCGCGCTGTGGTGCTCACGGGGGCGGGCCGCGCGTTTTGCTCGGGCCAGGACTTGAAGGCATCGCAGCAGGTGGCGGCCGAGGGCGGCCAACGCTCGTTCTACGATTCGCTCCACAAGCGTTACAACCCTATTATCCGGGCCATGCGCGCGCTGCCCAAACCCATCATCTGCCGCCTCAACGGCGTGGCGGCCGGCGCGGGCTGCTCGCTGGCCCTGGCCTGCGACGCCATCGTGGCTTCGGCAGAGGCTTCGCTTATTGAGGTATTTATCAACATCGGGCTGGTGCCCGATTCGGGTTCGTCGTACTTCTTGCCGCGCATTGTAGGCTCGCTGAAGGCCTTCGAGCTGTGCACGCTGGGCTCCAAAGTACCCGCCGACGAGGCCCTGCGTTTGGGCTTGGTAAACCAAGTAGTAGCGCCCGAACAACTCGACGAGGCTACCTACGACCTGGCTGCGCGCTACGCCGCCGCGCCCACCAAAGCCATTGGCCTGATCAAACAAATGCTTAACAAATCGGGCGCGGCCTCGCTCGACGAGATGCTCGATTACGAAGCCTACTGCCAACAAATTGCTGGCGAAAGCGCCGACTACCAAGAGGGCGTGCAGGCCTTCAGCGAAAAGCGCAAGCCCGTGTTCCGAGGCCAATAA
- a CDS encoding SOS response-associated peptidase: MCGRYTFIAPAPTVEQRFDATFTEPAPTSYNAAPSQRMPIVTNLAPHEIRLVQWGLIPAWVKDVRAAAKPINARAETLGEKPSFRQLLQRRRCLVLADSFYEWQQKGRGKVPHRILRLDEQPFAFAGLWDEWADRSTGEVVPTFTIVTTEPNELMARLHNRMPVILPSRDAELAWLAEDATAAEHQALLRPLPDGLLKEYAVTTLVNSPAHNDPAVLQPAA; encoded by the coding sequence ATGTGCGGCCGCTACACCTTTATTGCCCCAGCCCCCACCGTCGAGCAGCGCTTCGATGCCACCTTTACCGAACCCGCTCCTACCAGCTATAATGCTGCCCCGTCGCAGCGCATGCCCATCGTTACCAACTTGGCCCCACACGAAATTCGGCTGGTGCAATGGGGGCTGATTCCGGCCTGGGTGAAAGACGTGCGGGCCGCTGCCAAGCCCATCAACGCCCGGGCCGAAACCCTTGGTGAAAAACCTTCTTTCCGGCAGTTGTTGCAGCGCCGCCGTTGCCTTGTGCTGGCCGATAGCTTTTACGAGTGGCAGCAAAAGGGCCGCGGCAAGGTGCCGCACCGCATTTTGCGCCTCGACGAGCAACCCTTTGCCTTTGCCGGCCTGTGGGACGAATGGGCCGACCGCAGCACCGGCGAGGTGGTGCCCACGTTCACCATCGTTACCACCGAGCCTAACGAGCTGATGGCGCGGCTGCACAACCGCATGCCCGTGATTTTGCCCTCGCGCGACGCCGAGCTTGCCTGGCTTGCCGAAGACGCAACAGCCGCCGAGCACCAGGCGCTGCTGCGCCCGCTGCCCGACGGCCTGCTGAAGGAATACGCCGTTACGACGTTGGTAAACTCGCCCGCTCACAACGACCCCGCGGTGCTGCAGCCAGCGGCCTAG
- a CDS encoding ABC transporter permease, whose protein sequence is MKSLRLLFESLRFAWQALRANLLRTVLSLLGVTVGIFAIISVFTVVDSLEANIRQSMNFVGDKVIYVQKWPWAFGGDYPWWKYFNRPNPSIREFRELQRRLTPENHRGVAVFAARGGNTLKAGTNSVEGIALQGITFDYRSVSSVPIQEGRYFTAQEVDASRNVAVVGYDIAHNLYPNGSALGREFRTQGQKFTIVGVMEKEGKKLLDTPSNDTNCLLPLGAFTKMFALSTGSLGGAQATIGVKGTDDDPGLLNLEAEVRGAMRNIRGLKPREEDDFALNRPEMLADAITKLFSVIGVAGAVIGSFAILVGGFGIANIMFVSVKERTNIIGIQKSLGANNLFILSQFLFEAVFLCLVGGAAGLFLVWLVTLVPQDALKVSMSLNRITLGLGLSVLIGVISGIVPAVIASMMDPVIAIRSK, encoded by the coding sequence ATGAAATCGTTGCGCCTGTTGTTCGAGAGTTTACGCTTTGCCTGGCAGGCCCTGCGCGCCAACCTGCTGCGCACGGTGCTGTCGTTGCTGGGCGTTACGGTGGGTATTTTCGCCATCATTTCGGTGTTCACGGTGGTCGATTCGCTCGAGGCGAATATCCGGCAGAGCATGAACTTCGTGGGCGACAAGGTGATTTACGTGCAGAAGTGGCCCTGGGCTTTTGGTGGCGACTACCCGTGGTGGAAGTACTTTAACCGGCCCAACCCCTCTATTCGCGAGTTCCGCGAACTGCAGCGCCGCCTCACGCCCGAAAACCACCGCGGCGTGGCCGTGTTTGCGGCCCGCGGCGGCAATACCCTTAAAGCAGGTACCAATAGCGTAGAGGGCATTGCCCTGCAAGGTATTACGTTCGATTACCGCTCCGTATCGAGCGTGCCTATCCAAGAAGGACGCTACTTTACTGCGCAGGAGGTGGATGCCTCGCGCAATGTGGCCGTGGTGGGTTATGACATTGCCCACAACCTATACCCCAACGGCTCGGCCCTAGGGCGCGAATTCCGGACGCAGGGCCAGAAATTTACCATTGTGGGCGTGATGGAGAAAGAGGGCAAAAAGCTGCTCGATACGCCCAGCAACGACACCAACTGCCTGCTGCCCCTAGGTGCCTTCACCAAAATGTTTGCCCTGAGCACCGGCAGCCTGGGCGGCGCGCAGGCTACCATCGGCGTTAAGGGTACCGACGACGACCCCGGCCTGCTGAACCTAGAGGCCGAGGTGCGCGGCGCCATGCGCAACATCCGGGGTCTGAAACCGCGCGAAGAGGACGACTTTGCTTTAAACCGACCCGAAATGCTGGCCGACGCCATTACCAAGCTCTTCAGCGTGATTGGGGTGGCGGGCGCCGTTATTGGCTCGTTTGCCATTTTGGTGGGCGGATTCGGCATTGCCAACATCATGTTTGTGTCGGTGAAAGAGCGCACCAACATCATCGGTATTCAGAAGTCGCTTGGCGCCAACAACTTGTTTATCCTGTCGCAGTTTTTGTTCGAAGCAGTGTTTCTATGCTTGGTGGGCGGCGCGGCCGGCTTGTTCTTGGTGTGGCTGGTTACGCTGGTGCCGCAAGATGCCCTCAAGGTGTCGATGTCACTGAACCGCATTACCCTGGGCCTGGGCCTGTCGGTGCTGATTGGGGTGATTTCGGGCATCGTGCCGGCGGTAATCGCCTCCATGATGGACCCTGTAATTGCCATCCGCTCGAAGTAA
- a CDS encoding catalase — translation MANQTTPNKLTTASGRPIWDNQNSVSVGQRGPLLLQDYLLHEKLAHFNRERLPERVVHAKGSGAYGTFTVTHDLTRYTRAKLFAEVGKQTRVFLRFSTVGGEKGSADTERDPRGFAVKFYTEDGNWDLVGNNTPVFFIKDPVKFPDFIHTQKRDPFTNCKSPTAMWDFWSLNPESLHQVLILMSDRGTPYGYRHMHGFGSHTFSFINHENERVYVKFHFITEQGIKNFSAEEATEMKGLDPDFAQRDLVDAIEQGDFPRWTLKVQIMTEEQAATFRWNPFDLTKVWPKADFPLYELGVLELNENPVNYHAHVEQSAFAPAHVVDGIGYSPDRMLQGRILSYPDAQRYRLGGNYEQLPVNRCPYATNNYQRDGLMALGDNGGGGPNYFPNSFNGPQEDRTVGEPAEHLSGLAARHDRNAPGEDDHYTQPGNLYRLLDLGAQQRLVQNIVGAMSGIAGPKRDEIINRQLCHFFRADLGLGMAIAQGLGVTLSMPAHHAPAEAATV, via the coding sequence ATGGCCAATCAAACCACACCAAACAAGCTGACGACTGCCTCGGGCCGTCCTATCTGGGATAACCAAAATTCTGTTTCGGTAGGCCAACGCGGCCCGTTGCTGCTGCAAGACTATTTGCTGCACGAAAAGCTGGCGCACTTTAACCGCGAGCGTTTGCCGGAGCGTGTGGTACACGCCAAAGGCTCCGGTGCCTACGGCACCTTTACCGTAACGCACGACCTGACGCGCTACACCCGCGCCAAGCTGTTTGCGGAAGTGGGTAAGCAAACGCGCGTATTCCTGCGCTTTAGCACCGTGGGCGGCGAAAAGGGCTCGGCCGACACCGAACGCGACCCGCGCGGCTTTGCGGTAAAATTTTACACCGAGGACGGCAATTGGGATTTGGTGGGCAACAACACGCCGGTGTTCTTCATCAAAGACCCGGTGAAGTTTCCCGACTTCATTCACACCCAAAAGCGCGACCCGTTTACCAACTGCAAGTCGCCCACGGCCATGTGGGACTTCTGGAGCCTGAACCCCGAGTCGCTGCACCAAGTGCTCATCTTGATGTCGGACCGCGGCACGCCCTACGGCTACCGCCACATGCACGGCTTCGGCTCGCACACGTTCTCGTTTATCAACCACGAAAACGAGCGCGTGTACGTGAAATTCCACTTCATTACCGAACAGGGCATCAAGAACTTCTCGGCCGAAGAAGCCACCGAAATGAAGGGCCTCGACCCGGACTTCGCGCAGCGCGACCTAGTAGATGCCATTGAGCAGGGCGACTTTCCGCGCTGGACGCTGAAGGTGCAGATCATGACCGAGGAGCAGGCCGCCACGTTCCGCTGGAACCCCTTCGACCTCACGAAAGTATGGCCCAAGGCCGATTTTCCGCTGTACGAACTGGGCGTGCTGGAGCTGAACGAGAACCCCGTGAACTACCACGCCCACGTAGAGCAGTCGGCATTTGCGCCGGCGCACGTGGTCGATGGGATCGGCTACTCGCCCGACCGCATGCTGCAGGGCCGCATCCTCTCCTACCCCGATGCGCAGCGCTACCGCCTAGGTGGCAACTACGAGCAACTGCCCGTAAACCGCTGCCCCTACGCCACCAACAACTACCAGCGCGACGGCCTGATGGCCCTCGGCGACAACGGCGGCGGCGGCCCCAACTATTTCCCCAACTCGTTTAACGGCCCGCAGGAAGACCGCACGGTGGGTGAGCCTGCCGAGCACCTCTCGGGCCTGGCCGCCCGCCACGACCGCAACGCCCCCGGCGAAGACGACCACTACACGCAGCCCGGCAACCTTTACCGCTTGCTCGACCTAGGCGCCCAGCAACGCCTGGTGCAAAACATTGTGGGCGCCATGAGCGGCATTGCCGGCCCCAAGCGCGACGAAATCATCAACCGCCAACTTTGCCACTTCTTCCGCGCCGACCTAGGTCTCGGAATGGCTATTGCGCAGGGCCTAGGCGTGACCCTATCGATGCCGGCGCACCACGCGCCCGCCGAAGCAGCAACCGTGTAA
- a CDS encoding M16 family metallopeptidase, with amino-acid sequence MYQSAKTPLSWLVLGAAGLLALASASCSQKTTSAATQAAPPATATAAPAAVAAPAYQIPVDYYTLPNGLKVVLSPDKTAPLATVAAYYNIGFRNEPKDRTGFAHLFEHMMFQGSQNLGKMEFIQLVQKNGGVLNGSTRFDFTNYFETVPAHKLETMLWAEADRMRGLAITQANLTNQQGVVKNEVRVNVLNQPYGGFPWLDMPQYANKNWYNAHNFYGDLKDLDAATLADVQKFFKTYYAPNNAALVVVGDFEPAQAKRWIEQYFAPIPGTPQPAKVDLAEPRQEKEQRFTKDDKLANKPALAFAYHMPERNSPEYYAMILLDQLLLQGNDSRLYQAMVQKRGYTDNVGGGINYLGNQFNYAGPMLWMGNLTHDQTVKADSVVAVLDQEISKLMRPGGVTPAMLDLAVVKMRSGFYDQVGGSDGFGRADMLASFALFDNNPARINTLEAEFRKVTPELMQKTAQEYLRPTNRTVLLINPLAKS; translated from the coding sequence ATGTACCAATCTGCCAAAACTCCGCTTTCCTGGCTTGTGCTGGGGGCAGCTGGCTTGCTGGCTTTGGCCTCTGCCTCGTGCAGCCAAAAAACCACCTCCGCGGCTACCCAAGCAGCACCGCCCGCCACGGCCACGGCCGCACCCGCCGCCGTGGCTGCGCCCGCCTACCAAATCCCGGTCGACTACTACACCCTGCCCAACGGGCTGAAAGTGGTGCTGTCGCCCGATAAAACCGCGCCGCTTGCCACGGTGGCAGCTTATTACAACATTGGCTTCCGCAACGAGCCCAAAGACCGCACCGGCTTTGCCCACCTGTTCGAGCACATGATGTTTCAGGGTTCGCAGAACCTAGGCAAAATGGAGTTCATCCAGTTGGTGCAGAAAAACGGCGGCGTGCTCAACGGCTCTACCCGCTTCGATTTCACCAACTACTTCGAAACGGTGCCCGCCCACAAGCTCGAAACCATGCTGTGGGCCGAAGCCGACCGCATGCGCGGGCTGGCCATTACGCAGGCCAACCTTACCAACCAGCAAGGCGTGGTGAAAAACGAAGTGCGCGTAAACGTGCTCAACCAGCCCTACGGCGGTTTTCCGTGGCTCGATATGCCGCAGTACGCCAACAAAAACTGGTACAACGCCCATAACTTCTACGGCGACCTGAAGGACCTCGACGCCGCCACACTCGCCGACGTGCAGAAGTTCTTCAAAACGTATTACGCCCCCAACAACGCGGCGCTGGTGGTGGTCGGCGACTTCGAGCCCGCCCAGGCCAAGCGCTGGATCGAGCAGTACTTCGCGCCCATACCCGGCACGCCCCAGCCTGCGAAGGTCGACCTGGCAGAGCCGCGCCAGGAAAAGGAGCAGCGCTTCACCAAAGACGATAAGCTGGCCAACAAGCCCGCCTTGGCCTTTGCTTACCACATGCCCGAGCGCAACTCGCCCGAGTACTACGCCATGATCCTGCTCGATCAGCTGCTGCTGCAGGGCAACGACAGCCGCCTCTACCAAGCCATGGTGCAAAAACGCGGCTACACCGACAACGTGGGCGGCGGCATCAACTACCTAGGCAACCAGTTTAACTACGCCGGGCCCATGCTCTGGATGGGCAACCTCACGCACGATCAAACCGTGAAGGCCGACTCTGTGGTGGCCGTGCTCGATCAGGAAATCAGCAAGCTGATGCGCCCCGGCGGCGTTACGCCAGCTATGCTGGATTTGGCCGTGGTAAAAATGCGCTCCGGCTTTTATGACCAAGTAGGCGGCTCCGACGGCTTCGGCCGCGCCGATATGCTGGCTTCGTTTGCGTTGTTCGACAACAACCCCGCGCGCATCAACACCTTGGAGGCGGAGTTCCGGAAAGTAACGCCCGAGCTGATGCAGAAAACCGCCCAAGAGTACCTGCGCCCCACCAACCGCACCGTGCTGCTGATTAACCCATTGGCCAAAAGCTAG
- a CDS encoding 2-C-methyl-D-erythritol 4-phosphate cytidylyltransferase: MLGTKLPSPQAPKSPRFAIIVAGGTGTRMGADRPKQFLELQGEPVLLHTLRRFAAPALSVQRLVLVLPADQLEVWQELHARYAPELRHEVVTGGATRWASVRQGLLHLGAQTEGLVAVHDGVRPLTPLSVIENTYAAAEQHGAAIAAVPPKDSVRGLSATGSYALDRSRLRLVQTPQCFELGLLRRAYQMPELPTFTDDASVVEDLHPIQLVQGDYGNIKITTPDDLLLAEALLRRG; encoded by the coding sequence ATGCTCGGCACCAAGCTTCCAAGCCCTCAAGCTCCCAAGTCCCCCAGATTTGCCATCATCGTAGCGGGCGGCACCGGTACGCGCATGGGCGCCGATCGGCCCAAACAGTTTTTGGAGTTGCAGGGCGAGCCGGTGCTGCTGCACACGTTGCGCCGTTTTGCTGCCCCGGCCCTAAGTGTGCAACGCTTGGTGCTGGTACTGCCAGCCGATCAGCTGGAAGTATGGCAGGAGTTGCACGCCCGCTACGCCCCCGAGCTCCGGCACGAGGTGGTAACCGGCGGCGCTACCCGCTGGGCCTCGGTGCGCCAAGGCCTGCTGCACCTAGGTGCCCAAACCGAAGGCTTGGTAGCCGTGCACGACGGCGTGCGCCCCCTCACGCCCCTAAGCGTAATCGAAAACACGTACGCCGCGGCCGAGCAGCACGGGGCCGCCATTGCCGCCGTACCGCCCAAAGACTCGGTGCGCGGCCTATCGGCCACGGGTTCGTACGCCCTCGACCGCTCGCGCCTGCGCCTGGTGCAAACGCCGCAGTGCTTTGAGCTGGGGTTGCTGCGCCGCGCCTACCAAATGCCCGAGCTGCCCACCTTTACCGACGACGCCAGCGTGGTGGAAGACTTGCACCCCATTCAGCTAGTGCAAGGCGACTACGGCAACATCAAAATCACCACGCCCGACGACTTGCTGCTGGCCGAAGCTTTGTTGCGGCGTGGATGA
- a CDS encoding M16 family metallopeptidase has product MKPLYLGLLGAALLLATHTQAQDQPKKQTPPEGGTPKDFSLPAKEEFKLDNGMQATLVPYGNVPKVTVTLAVQAGNVHEPAGQTGIADLLGRMLREGTRSMSAQEMAEKVARMGGSLDVSVGSNQTMIWASSLSEFGPELVNLLAEMVQHPTLPAAELPRLKTDFKRQVALMRAQPSTQAQQKFLKAMYPDHPYGNTLPTDAEIDALTLEQVQAFYQSQYGAQRSNIYVAGKFDGAAMRKAITQAFSPWPQGPAPSIPLAKPVTRGQIMTQDRPGAPQSTIIMGLPVIDPTNPDYLRLRVTNSLLGGSFGSRVTRNIREDKGYTYSPYSYISPRYRTGEWAQSADVTTQETGNSLKEIVYEIERLQKQAPSEDELKGIQNYEAGLFILRNSNPGGIINQLNFLDLHGLPDSYLTDQVKNTYAVTPQQISETVRKYIRPESMTIVVVGDKKVIDPQIKKFQATRKKAL; this is encoded by the coding sequence ATGAAACCACTATACCTAGGATTACTTGGTGCGGCCCTGCTGCTGGCCACGCACACGCAGGCGCAGGATCAGCCCAAAAAGCAAACCCCGCCCGAAGGCGGTACACCTAAAGATTTTTCCCTGCCCGCCAAGGAAGAGTTTAAACTCGACAACGGCATGCAGGCCACGCTGGTGCCCTACGGCAACGTTCCCAAAGTAACCGTAACGCTGGCCGTGCAGGCCGGCAACGTGCACGAGCCGGCCGGCCAAACGGGCATTGCTGATTTGCTCGGGCGCATGCTGCGCGAAGGCACCCGCTCGATGTCGGCGCAGGAAATGGCCGAAAAAGTGGCTCGCATGGGCGGCTCGCTCGATGTCAGCGTCGGCTCGAACCAAACCATGATTTGGGCTTCGTCGCTGTCGGAGTTTGGGCCGGAGCTGGTAAACCTGCTGGCCGAAATGGTGCAGCACCCCACGCTGCCCGCCGCCGAGCTGCCGCGCCTCAAAACCGACTTTAAGCGGCAAGTGGCCCTGATGCGCGCCCAGCCCAGCACGCAGGCGCAACAGAAGTTTTTGAAGGCCATGTACCCCGACCACCCGTACGGCAACACGCTCCCCACCGACGCCGAAATCGACGCGTTGACGCTGGAGCAGGTGCAGGCATTTTACCAGTCGCAGTACGGGGCGCAGCGCAGCAACATTTACGTGGCCGGCAAGTTCGATGGCGCGGCCATGCGCAAAGCCATTACGCAAGCCTTCAGCCCGTGGCCACAAGGCCCGGCGCCGAGCATCCCGCTGGCCAAACCCGTAACGCGCGGCCAGATTATGACCCAAGACCGCCCCGGCGCCCCGCAGTCGACGATCATAATGGGCCTACCGGTTATCGACCCCACCAACCCCGACTACTTGCGCCTGCGCGTAACCAACTCGCTGCTGGGCGGCTCGTTTGGCTCGCGCGTTACGCGCAACATTCGGGAGGATAAAGGCTATACCTATTCGCCCTACAGCTACATTTCGCCGCGTTACCGCACGGGCGAGTGGGCCCAGAGCGCCGACGTAACCACCCAGGAAACCGGCAACTCGCTCAAGGAAATTGTGTACGAAATTGAGCGGTTGCAAAAGCAAGCTCCTAGCGAAGACGAGCTGAAGGGCATTCAGAACTACGAAGCCGGTTTGTTCATCCTGCGCAACTCCAACCCCGGCGGCATTATCAACCAGCTCAACTTTTTGGATTTGCACGGCCTACCCGATTCGTACCTCACCGATCAGGTAAAGAACACGTACGCCGTTACGCCGCAGCAAATCAGCGAAACCGTGCGTAAGTACATCCGGCCCGAGTCGATGACGATTGTGGTGGTGGGTGATAAAAAGGTGATTGATCCGCAGATCAAGAAATTCCAGGCCACGCGCAAGAAAGCGTTGTAA